In Chitinivibrionia bacterium, the DNA window ATAAGTTTTATTCTCCTTAAATTAAATTTTTTCTTTCGATAATTTTTCTGCAATTTGCGAAAAATCCATTTTATCAACGCTGTCTCGCAACCAAACTGCAAGGTCGGCGTCTTGTGCATATCGATACATTTCTATTTCTTTCATTGCAACGCTAACACCGTCCATACTGAAGTCTCTACAGGCGGCAACAAGTTTTTCCAAAATGTCGGCGTCAATCTTTTCTTTTTGGGGCTTTTCGTTTTCTGCGTCTATTTGTGTAATCATTGTGCTCAAGTCCGAAAGTAATTTTTTCAGTGTCTCCAAGAATGCCGAATTGTGCTCTTTTATGAATTTCAAGTCTTTGGATTTTGCCGCGGCTTCGAGTTTTGCCGCCGAGTTTGTAATATCATCCGCAAAAATACCATAACTTGCTCCCTTTATGCTGTGGGTCGCATTTTGATACTCTTCGAGCTTATCTGTTTTTTCGCCTTTTTCCAATTCGGGTAAAAGCACGCTTACACTCTTTTCGTACGAGCGTAGAATTTTAAGGTATATTTCTTCGTCGCCGTCGTATTTTTCCAAGCCTTCGACAATGTTTATTCCATCCACTTTTTTGTCGGTAAAAAATGACTTTGTTTCGCCCTTATCGACTAAACACGCTTGCGCCGCCGCGGCGGCTTCTTGGCGCGCGGCGGCTTCTTGGCGCGCGGCGGCTTCTTGGCGCGCGGCGGCTAAAACTTGTGGCGACTGTTTGTCGCGCACAAGTTTATTCAAAACCATATTCAAACGGCGAATATCTATTGGCTTAGAAATAAACTCGTTAAATCCGTTTTTCAGGAATATCTCCGCCTGCCCCACCACGGCATTTGCCGTAAGCGCAACTATCGGATTTGTGTAGCCGATTTGGCGAATTATCTTTGTCGCGTCCAATCCGTTCATTTCGGGCATCATGTGATCCATAAATATAATGTCGTACACATTGCCCATTTTAATTTTATCTATTGCCTCTTGCCCGCTGGTTGCCGTTTCTATTCGCAGTTGATAAGGTTTCATAACCCCTACGGCGACATACAGATTTGTTTCCATATCATCAACAACCAAGACACTTCCGTAAGGCATCGGGTCGCGCAAAATCTGTCTTCTTTCTCTGCTGGAAATGTATTTGCTTCGGAATTGTTTAAGATTTGCAACATTGTCGGCGCCTAAAATTTTGTCATCAGCTTTTTCCTGCAAAAGCCGCACAACAAACAAAGTTCCTACGTTAGGTTCGCTTTCTACACGAACATCGCCGCCCATAAGTTGCGTCAAATGTTTTGTTATGGCTAAACCAAGCCCCGTACCTTCAACATTTTTGTTCTTTTCCAAATCAAAGCGAGAGTATTCTTCATAAAGTTTATTCAACTGCTCTTTAGACATTCCGCAACCCGTATCGCGTACACTCAACACAAGCATTATTTTATTATCGTCTAAAACCGCTTCGGAATGCACAGAAAGCACTACTTTACCCTTATCGGTATATTTGAACGCATTAGAAAGCAGATTGTTAAGTATTTGCTTCACACGAAGTTCGTCGCCTATGAGGTTTGCTGGAAGATTTTGGTCTATTAACAATTCAATTTCTATCGGTTTGCTTTCGAGACGCGTCAAATTCATGTGGAGCGAATCGTTTATCATACTCGATACCTCGTACTCCGCAGGAACAATGTCCAATTTGCCCGCCTCGATTTTGGAAAAATCCAAAATATCGTTTATTATACCCAAAAGCAAATTGCTCGACGAGTAAATTTTGCTTAATCCCTCCAATATACTTTCAGGAAGCGTGGCGTCTTCCGTCAAGATTTCGGTAATGCCGATAATTGCATTCATAGGCGTCCGAATTTCGTGGCTCATATTTGCCAAAAATGTCGATTTTGCCCTACTCGCCTCTTCGGCGGCGCGCTGAATTTCTTTACGATTTGTTATATCGTGCGCTATACCCATAACTCCGACAATTTCGCCGCCTGTCTCAATAGGCGTTTTGGTTGTTTCAAAAACCATAGTTTTTTCACCCATCGGTATTTCTACCTCCGAAACAGTCATTATGTTTTCATTTATAGTCAGCATATCATTATTGACGAATTCTTTTGCTTTTTCATCTGAGTTCCAAAGGTCGTAATCGGTTT includes these proteins:
- a CDS encoding ATP-binding protein translates to MVKNLTFFRAEIVLLPAIAFLSLLWLYSFYVIKYRGEAVAGSMLLPSFIGIVIAVISFFIIGIRIRQTEKNFKNAQKLLEEEHERAMLMIDLSPTCIQVWSKELATIDCNEAGVKLYGFKSKKEYQDRFIAECSPEYQPNGRRSDEMAVELVGKAFVEGRCTFNWMHRIPYDNSLMFAKITLVRAKYKGEDVVLGYTYDMREQDKAMQAIKLRDEMLKAVNHAAILLLSTKEDENVERSVVESLEFVGRAMGGDRVYVWKCDITDSEHSYTVTHGWNSEIARELPPVPTGAKFSAKEAGIDWDAKFLSGDCVNGSLSNMSQEEAVFLSVFGIKSVAVVPMFLDEQLWGVFCVGDCKEDRDFSDEEIAILRSLNLMIASAINRQELVRKRTRELALQTTMLNTLFDSIPDLIFVKDLNLRYTHCNKAFFEYWEDIFGKKHQDIIGKTDYDLWNSDEKAKEFVNNDMLTINENIMTVSEVEIPMGEKTMVFETTKTPIETGGEIVGVMGIAHDITNRKEIQRAAEEASRAKSTFLANMSHEIRTPMNAIIGITEILTEDATLPESILEGLSKIYSSSNLLLGIINDILDFSKIEAGKLDIVPAEYEVSSMINDSLHMNLTRLESKPIEIELLIDQNLPANLIGDELRVKQILNNLLSNAFKYTDKGKVVLSVHSEAVLDDNKIMLVLSVRDTGCGMSKEQLNKLYEEYSRFDLEKNKNVEGTGLGLAITKHLTQLMGGDVRVESEPNVGTLFVVRLLQEKADDKILGADNVANLKQFRSKYISSRERRQILRDPMPYGSVLVVDDMETNLYVAVGVMKPYQLRIETATSGQEAIDKIKMGNVYDIIFMDHMMPEMNGLDATKIIRQIGYTNPIVALTANAVVGQAEIFLKNGFNEFISKPIDIRRLNMVLNKLVRDKQSPQVLAAARQEAAARQEAAARQEAAAAAQACLVDKGETKSFFTDKKVDGINIVEGLEKYDGDEEIYLKILRSYEKSVSVLLPELEKGEKTDKLEEYQNATHSIKGASYGIFADDITNSAAKLEAAAKSKDLKFIKEHNSAFLETLKKLLSDLSTMITQIDAENEKPQKEKIDADILEKLVAACRDFSMDGVSVAMKEIEMYRYAQDADLAVWLRDSVDKMDFSQIAEKLSKEKI